A single genomic interval of Stieleria maiorica harbors:
- a CDS encoding Gfo/Idh/MocA family protein, with protein MPVIDRRRFLVHHAAVAAAAATSVTLAPRCVRAAANDRLKVAFIGVGGRGASNLKAITGTGRIDVVAICDVDNRFLENTAKQFPAARKFRDFRKLYDAVGKEIDAAVVSTTEHMHAYATMPALQLGKHVYCEKPLAYNIAETRAVTEAAERAGVVTQMGTQIHAGANYRRVVELIQSGAIGDVHEAHVWVGRAWGLQSEADAQKNDRLFVDARPKTGMTPPSYLDWDLWLGPAPERPFHQVYFPGPNWYRWWDFGNGTMSDLGSHWNDLPFWALQLDAPQTVEAFGPEPHPEIAPASMSAEYQYGRRGDRGPVKLTWYQGTHKPEIWERGEIPKWNSGVLFVGSKGMLLSDYRKHLLLPESDFEDFVYPDPFIPDSSGHHEEWVAACLDGGETGSPFSYAGPLTEANHLGNVAFRVGKKITWDRETMKCIGCPEADPFIRRQPRAGWSLS; from the coding sequence ATGCCTGTCATCGATCGTCGTCGGTTTCTTGTCCACCATGCTGCCGTGGCCGCTGCGGCCGCCACATCGGTCACCCTGGCCCCGCGATGCGTGCGTGCTGCGGCCAATGATCGATTGAAGGTGGCGTTCATCGGCGTGGGAGGACGCGGCGCGAGCAACTTGAAGGCGATCACGGGAACCGGACGCATCGATGTCGTGGCGATCTGTGACGTCGACAATCGCTTCCTGGAAAACACCGCCAAGCAATTTCCCGCGGCACGCAAATTCCGCGACTTCCGCAAACTTTATGACGCCGTCGGGAAAGAGATCGATGCGGCGGTGGTCAGCACGACCGAGCACATGCACGCCTACGCCACGATGCCGGCGCTGCAATTGGGAAAACACGTCTACTGTGAAAAACCACTCGCCTACAACATTGCCGAAACCCGCGCGGTGACCGAAGCCGCCGAGCGGGCGGGCGTCGTGACGCAAATGGGAACCCAGATTCACGCCGGCGCCAACTACCGCCGCGTGGTGGAGTTGATTCAATCCGGGGCGATCGGTGACGTTCACGAAGCCCACGTCTGGGTCGGCCGCGCCTGGGGATTGCAGTCCGAAGCCGACGCCCAAAAGAACGATCGACTGTTTGTCGATGCCAGGCCGAAAACCGGGATGACGCCGCCGAGCTATCTGGATTGGGACCTCTGGTTGGGACCGGCGCCGGAAAGGCCGTTTCACCAGGTCTATTTTCCCGGCCCGAACTGGTACCGCTGGTGGGATTTTGGCAACGGCACGATGTCCGACCTGGGCAGCCACTGGAACGACCTGCCGTTTTGGGCGCTGCAGTTGGACGCGCCGCAAACCGTCGAAGCCTTTGGACCGGAGCCACATCCGGAGATCGCACCGGCGTCGATGTCGGCCGAATATCAGTACGGCCGACGCGGCGATCGAGGGCCGGTGAAATTGACTTGGTATCAGGGGACACACAAGCCGGAGATTTGGGAACGCGGGGAGATCCCAAAGTGGAACAGCGGCGTGCTGTTCGTCGGTTCCAAAGGCATGTTGTTGTCCGATTACCGCAAGCATCTGTTGTTGCCCGAGTCGGATTTCGAGGACTTCGTTTATCCCGATCCGTTCATCCCCGATTCGTCCGGTCACCACGAAGAATGGGTCGCCGCCTGTTTAGACGGCGGCGAAACCGGCAGCCCGTTCAGTTATGCCGGTCCCCTGACCGAAGCCAATCACCTGGGCAACGTCGCCTTCCGCGTCGGCAAAAAAATCACCTGGGATCGCGAAACGATGAAGTGCATCGGATGCCCGGAAGCCGATCCGTTCATTCGCCGCCAACCGCGCGCCGGTTGGTCGTTGTCGTGA
- a CDS encoding RNA polymerase sigma factor translates to MNHQCDSSGDQADPDRLSDQAWLTEVFRENELPMMGYATQLLGDRDRASDVVQDTFVRLCRQPRQQVQDRVRQWLFRVCRNRALDILKKESRMKTLDDASAARQVSRDAGPQSVVEMAERHENAQSLLATLPAKQQEVIRLKIHGDLSYREISELTGLSVGNVGYLLSTGLKLIRNRLAAAE, encoded by the coding sequence TTGAATCACCAATGCGATTCGTCGGGCGACCAGGCCGATCCCGATCGGCTGAGCGATCAAGCGTGGCTGACCGAAGTGTTCCGAGAGAACGAATTGCCGATGATGGGTTATGCGACACAGTTATTGGGCGATCGCGACCGCGCCAGCGACGTCGTTCAGGACACGTTCGTTCGACTGTGCCGACAACCGCGCCAGCAGGTCCAAGATCGAGTCCGGCAATGGCTCTTTCGAGTCTGTCGTAATCGTGCACTGGACATCCTGAAGAAGGAAAGCCGAATGAAGACGCTCGATGATGCAAGCGCCGCACGTCAAGTCAGCCGAGACGCCGGCCCGCAATCCGTCGTCGAAATGGCCGAACGACACGAAAACGCGCAAAGTCTGCTGGCCACGTTGCCGGCAAAACAGCAAGAGGTCATCCGGCTGAAGATTCACGGGGATTTAAGCTACCGCGAAATCAGCGAGTTGACGGGGCTGAGCGTCGGCAACGTCGGCTACCTGTTGAGCACGGGATTGAAATTGATTCGCAACCGACTCGCCGCCGCTGAATGA
- a CDS encoding YfbK domain-containing protein, producing the protein MASEPTDQYERIEERATAFVFGELEREEATEFMKLMDASPEVRAIVASVRDAVGAVKAEFASETVGVNPFDRRRIENAIQAPHPEPPPVTAGGTDSSTRLWVAGLAVAATLLLISGLTLPALNRVITANTDTQQLQDRISQIESENQRLVAAKRSVEMELAAVRATLATNTATAQLKGSSNGAPESVPPAEPETGTLATSDPKTTSGDQTDNDASAMQPALAADSQGDSTAAPPDKTPDPVVPQSVVPQSVATQGDAANLVQSDAAANDNTDDAVATGSDAPRQESPQPNSPAEPNGPARSIQMNPLLAQPVAPPYRRRPPRAMNFGANDPVNIAGRTQEDEMMMGAMTGAGQGGAGPPMPRDDGDRFAPIAENPFMRVASAPLSTFPMDVDPTAYAKLRINLNQYNQWPAPESVRVEEWVNYFDYHYAPPQDDSPFAAAMEIAPCPWNPQHRLARIGIKAKVPDLDRPPSNLVFLVDVSGSMNRPNKMPLVVDGIKTLVDRLGEKDSVAIVVYAGAAGIVLDSTSGDRKKVIVDSLDRLRTGGSTDDGRGIQLAYDIAREHFISGGINRVIVCSDGDFNVGLTDTDELVNLAQQHAADKIFLTVLGFGIDNRNDAVTEQIINKANGNSVLVNSQDDARKVLVDQIQGSLVTVAKDVRLQVEFNPMEVESYRLIGEENRFVAAEDVADGNKESGEIGAGHTVTALYEVVPRRKLPDGGVTAGPTTTGDLKYQHPVRLREQAASGELLTLTIFYQPPTGGQGRQIEFAAKDGGKAFHETDRDFQFAAGVAAFAMLLRDSPHKGSCDLDMVEEIATSGAIDDRSGYRDEFVLLVQQAKRLAVE; encoded by the coding sequence ATGGCATCCGAACCGACCGACCAATACGAAAGGATCGAAGAGCGCGCGACCGCGTTTGTCTTCGGTGAATTGGAACGCGAGGAGGCGACCGAGTTCATGAAGTTGATGGACGCATCGCCGGAGGTGCGAGCCATCGTCGCGTCGGTACGCGACGCCGTCGGAGCGGTTAAAGCTGAATTCGCGTCCGAGACCGTCGGTGTCAATCCATTCGATCGCCGACGAATCGAAAACGCCATCCAAGCTCCCCACCCCGAGCCACCGCCGGTCACGGCCGGCGGTACGGATTCGTCCACACGACTTTGGGTGGCCGGCTTGGCCGTCGCGGCCACGTTGTTGCTGATTTCCGGGTTGACGTTGCCGGCTCTCAATCGAGTCATCACCGCGAATACCGATACCCAACAGCTGCAAGATCGAATCAGCCAGATTGAATCCGAAAACCAGCGTCTGGTCGCTGCGAAACGTTCTGTCGAGATGGAATTGGCCGCCGTCCGCGCGACACTGGCCACCAACACCGCGACAGCGCAATTGAAAGGATCGAGTAACGGCGCACCGGAAAGCGTCCCGCCGGCCGAACCCGAAACCGGCACGCTGGCGACGTCTGATCCCAAGACGACAAGCGGCGATCAGACGGACAACGATGCGTCGGCCATGCAGCCCGCCCTTGCAGCCGATTCACAAGGCGACTCGACGGCAGCACCGCCCGACAAAACCCCTGATCCGGTTGTACCGCAGAGTGTTGTCCCCCAGAGTGTTGCAACGCAGGGCGACGCTGCGAATCTCGTGCAATCCGATGCCGCCGCAAACGACAACACCGACGACGCGGTCGCGACCGGATCCGACGCCCCTCGACAAGAATCGCCACAGCCAAATAGCCCGGCCGAACCCAACGGCCCGGCGCGTTCGATTCAAATGAATCCGCTGTTGGCACAGCCGGTCGCGCCGCCCTATCGCCGTCGCCCGCCGCGGGCGATGAACTTCGGGGCAAACGATCCCGTGAACATCGCCGGCCGCACGCAGGAAGACGAGATGATGATGGGGGCGATGACCGGAGCCGGCCAAGGCGGTGCCGGGCCACCGATGCCGCGGGATGATGGAGATCGATTCGCGCCGATCGCCGAAAATCCCTTCATGCGGGTCGCCAGCGCGCCGCTTTCGACGTTTCCGATGGACGTCGACCCCACTGCTTACGCCAAGTTGCGAATCAACTTGAACCAGTACAACCAATGGCCCGCTCCCGAATCCGTCCGGGTCGAAGAGTGGGTCAACTACTTCGACTACCATTACGCGCCCCCACAAGACGACTCTCCGTTTGCCGCGGCGATGGAAATCGCCCCCTGCCCCTGGAATCCGCAACATCGGCTGGCCCGAATCGGGATCAAGGCAAAGGTGCCTGACCTGGATCGTCCTCCCAGCAATCTGGTGTTCCTGGTGGACGTTTCCGGGTCGATGAACCGTCCCAACAAAATGCCGCTGGTGGTCGATGGCATCAAAACGTTGGTCGATCGACTCGGTGAAAAGGATTCCGTCGCAATCGTGGTCTACGCGGGAGCAGCCGGCATCGTGCTCGATTCAACCTCGGGCGATCGCAAAAAGGTCATTGTCGATTCACTGGATCGCCTGCGTACGGGTGGATCCACCGACGACGGCCGCGGCATCCAACTGGCCTACGACATCGCCCGCGAGCACTTCATCAGCGGCGGCATCAATCGAGTCATCGTGTGCAGCGACGGCGATTTCAACGTCGGCCTGACCGACACCGATGAACTGGTGAATCTGGCACAGCAACACGCCGCCGACAAAATCTTCCTGACCGTGCTGGGATTCGGCATCGACAACCGCAACGACGCAGTAACCGAACAGATCATCAACAAAGCCAACGGCAACTCGGTACTGGTCAACAGCCAAGACGATGCGCGGAAGGTCCTGGTCGATCAGATTCAGGGCAGTCTGGTGACGGTTGCCAAAGACGTCCGACTGCAGGTGGAGTTCAATCCGATGGAAGTCGAATCATATCGCTTGATCGGCGAAGAGAATCGCTTCGTGGCCGCGGAAGATGTAGCGGATGGCAACAAAGAATCCGGCGAGATCGGGGCGGGGCACACCGTGACAGCGCTGTATGAGGTTGTGCCCCGTCGGAAACTTCCAGACGGCGGTGTGACCGCGGGGCCGACGACGACGGGAGACCTGAAGTACCAACATCCGGTTCGCTTGCGGGAGCAAGCTGCCAGCGGCGAACTGTTGACGTTGACGATTTTCTATCAACCGCCGACGGGAGGCCAGGGCCGCCAGATCGAATTTGCCGCTAAAGATGGCGGCAAGGCGTTCCATGAAACCGACCGCGATTTCCAATTCGCCGCCGGCGTGGCCGCCTTCGCAATGCTGCTTCGAGACTCCCCGCACAAAGGCAGCTGCGACCTGGACATGGTCGAAGAAATCGCCACCTCCGGCGCGATCGATGATCGTTCGGGTTATCGCGACGAGTTCGTCTTACTCGTCCAACAGGCGAAACGGTTGGCAGTAGAATGA
- a CDS encoding L-lactate permease, giving the protein METIAPLLAFTPILVVAVLLVALRMPASRAMPIAYVSVVVLAYFVWKLDTATIAAASVNGLVVTAQLLFIIFGAILLLNTLSESGGLAVIRRGFTDITPDRRVQVILIAWLFGSFIEGSAGFGTPAAVCVPLLVGLGFPAKSAVVSGMLIQCTPVSFGAVGTPILIGVKNGLSGSESVLAYARDELAAGDDIWSTLLPLVGGRVALVHMICGTLIPLFVVVVMTRFFGANRSWREGFRIWPFALFASLSMTIPSTIIANTLGPEFPSLIGALVGLSLTVPLARRGWLVPREPAWDFPEASTWPDDWNGNVDIRLKDAGHGLSIMRSWVPYLLIAVMLVLTRLPWIPLGQWLKSVTIPADATLMENLFGSAISIKPVAPLYLPGALFVLVCLLTIPLHRMSKRAVVDATTRSLRMVVSASLALVFAVPMVQLFINSDGGAAGYDSMPKVLAGGVSSLVGGAWPLLSPLVGGLGAFVAGSNTISNMMFSLFQFQVGQNIAADPIWVVALQAVGGAAGNTICVHNVVAACAVVGLVGREGDIIRITALVFLYYVAVAGIIGMIVA; this is encoded by the coding sequence ATGGAAACCATCGCCCCGCTGCTCGCGTTCACGCCGATTCTTGTCGTTGCGGTCTTACTGGTCGCCTTGCGGATGCCGGCTTCCCGGGCGATGCCGATTGCGTACGTCAGCGTTGTGGTGTTGGCGTACTTTGTTTGGAAACTGGACACGGCGACGATTGCCGCGGCGTCGGTCAATGGATTGGTGGTCACCGCGCAGTTGCTGTTCATCATTTTCGGTGCGATCCTGTTGCTCAACACGCTCAGCGAGAGCGGTGGGCTGGCGGTGATCCGGCGGGGATTCACGGACATCACTCCGGATCGTCGTGTGCAAGTCATCTTGATCGCGTGGTTGTTCGGGTCGTTCATCGAAGGCAGCGCCGGGTTTGGGACTCCCGCTGCGGTCTGCGTGCCGCTGTTGGTCGGGCTGGGGTTTCCCGCCAAATCGGCGGTCGTCAGCGGGATGTTGATCCAGTGCACGCCGGTGTCGTTTGGTGCGGTGGGCACGCCGATTCTGATCGGCGTCAAGAATGGGCTTAGCGGCAGCGAATCGGTCCTCGCTTATGCCCGAGATGAACTCGCAGCGGGCGACGACATCTGGTCCACGTTGTTGCCGTTGGTCGGTGGACGGGTGGCGCTGGTCCACATGATTTGCGGGACGTTGATTCCGCTGTTTGTGGTTGTCGTGATGACACGCTTTTTCGGGGCCAACCGCTCATGGCGTGAAGGGTTTCGCATTTGGCCCTTTGCCCTGTTCGCGTCGCTATCGATGACGATCCCGTCGACGATCATCGCCAACACGTTGGGGCCGGAATTCCCGTCGCTGATCGGGGCGTTGGTGGGATTATCGTTGACGGTTCCGCTGGCCCGACGGGGCTGGCTGGTGCCGCGCGAGCCGGCGTGGGATTTTCCCGAGGCGTCCACCTGGCCGGACGACTGGAATGGCAACGTCGACATTCGGCTGAAGGACGCCGGACACGGGTTGTCCATCATGCGGTCATGGGTGCCCTATTTGTTGATCGCGGTGATGCTGGTGCTGACACGATTGCCGTGGATTCCGCTCGGCCAGTGGCTCAAATCGGTCACCATTCCCGCCGATGCGACGCTGATGGAGAATCTTTTCGGATCGGCGATCAGCATCAAACCCGTCGCGCCGCTGTATCTGCCGGGCGCCCTGTTTGTGCTGGTCTGCTTGCTGACGATTCCATTGCACCGGATGAGCAAGCGGGCGGTGGTCGATGCGACGACGCGGTCGCTGCGGATGGTCGTTTCGGCGTCGCTGGCGTTGGTCTTTGCGGTCCCGATGGTTCAGTTATTTATCAACAGTGATGGCGGCGCCGCGGGGTATGATTCGATGCCCAAGGTGCTTGCCGGCGGGGTTTCGTCGCTGGTCGGAGGAGCCTGGCCGTTGTTGTCGCCACTGGTCGGCGGGCTGGGCGCCTTTGTCGCCGGCAGCAACACGATCAGCAACATGATGTTTTCGCTGTTCCAGTTCCAAGTCGGCCAAAACATCGCCGCCGACCCGATCTGGGTCGTCGCGTTGCAAGCGGTCGGCGGCGCGGCTGGCAACACGATTTGCGTTCACAACGTGGTCGCCGCCTGTGCCGTCGTGGGGCTGGTCGGCCGCGAAGGCGATATCATCCGGATCACCGCGTTGGTGTTTCTGTACTACGTCGCGGTAGCGGGAATCATCGGGATGATCGTGGCTTAG
- a CDS encoding sugar phosphate isomerase/epimerase family protein, which produces MYRRTLLKSAAFSAAAAATSTVASNASAGEFTGKIKKAVKLHMATGDASVLDKFRMIRDLGFDGVETRVKLGKENEALVRSYAQASESTGLPIHGVIHSSNPDLVGAIDQAKSLGATSVLHVVRYDRKISYLRNHEETKQIIRSAVDQAEKQGVMILCENVWASYLIEPMGMARFVDSFDSPMVGIYFDVGNVVRWGWPQHWLEVIGRRAKKLDIKEYDLGVAMNEGMREGFRKPLGEGSIEWDKVRSELTKIDYQGWATAEVKGGDRARLAEIAAQMDRVLDLA; this is translated from the coding sequence ATGTATCGCCGAACTCTTCTCAAGTCTGCCGCCTTTTCCGCCGCAGCGGCAGCCACGTCCACGGTAGCCTCCAACGCATCGGCCGGCGAATTCACCGGCAAGATCAAAAAGGCCGTCAAGCTTCACATGGCGACCGGCGATGCTTCGGTGTTAGACAAGTTCCGCATGATCCGTGACCTCGGATTCGACGGCGTTGAAACACGCGTCAAGCTCGGCAAAGAAAATGAGGCGTTGGTTCGATCTTATGCCCAGGCCAGTGAATCCACCGGGTTGCCGATTCATGGAGTGATCCATTCCAGCAACCCTGACTTGGTCGGCGCGATCGATCAGGCCAAGTCGTTGGGGGCGACCTCGGTCTTGCACGTAGTTCGGTACGATCGCAAGATCAGTTACCTGCGGAATCATGAGGAGACCAAGCAGATCATCCGGAGTGCGGTCGATCAAGCCGAAAAACAGGGCGTGATGATCTTGTGCGAAAACGTCTGGGCGTCGTACTTGATCGAGCCGATGGGGATGGCACGATTCGTCGATTCATTCGACAGTCCGATGGTCGGGATCTATTTTGACGTCGGCAACGTCGTCCGCTGGGGATGGCCTCAGCATTGGCTGGAAGTGATCGGCCGGAGAGCCAAAAAGTTGGACATCAAAGAGTATGACCTGGGCGTTGCGATGAACGAAGGCATGCGGGAAGGGTTCCGCAAACCGCTCGGTGAGGGCAGCATCGAGTGGGACAAGGTCCGCAGCGAGCTGACAAAGATCGACTACCAAGGCTGGGCGACCGCCGAGGTCAAGGGCGGCGATCGGGCTCGGCTGGCGGAAATCGCCGCACAGATGGACCGCGTGTTGGATCTGGCTTGA